In Sphingomonas sp. SORGH_AS_0950, the following are encoded in one genomic region:
- the radC gene encoding DNA repair protein RadC yields MGDGGGGDERDQPNDHAGHRARLRDRLLGGGGLLDHELIEYLLMTAIPRRDTKPIAKALLREFHDIGGVLTADPNALRRVDGVGETAAAALKIAQACALRLVQVEAAKRPVLSNWQALLDYLHADMAHHGVERFRVLHLNTRNMLIRDELMGQGSIDQAPVYIREVIRRAIDFGSAALILVHNHPSGDPSPSRADIDVTRAIAEAGKRLGITVHDHLIIGTSGHVSLRAQGLI; encoded by the coding sequence ATGGGCGACGGTGGCGGCGGGGACGAGCGGGATCAGCCGAATGACCATGCCGGACACCGTGCGCGACTGCGCGACCGGTTGTTGGGCGGTGGCGGATTGCTCGACCATGAATTGATCGAATATCTGCTGATGACCGCCATCCCCCGCCGCGACACCAAACCGATCGCCAAGGCGCTGCTGCGTGAATTCCATGACATAGGTGGCGTGCTGACCGCCGATCCCAATGCCCTGCGACGCGTCGACGGAGTGGGTGAGACGGCGGCGGCGGCGCTCAAGATCGCGCAGGCCTGCGCGCTGCGACTGGTGCAGGTGGAGGCGGCGAAGCGCCCGGTCCTGTCCAACTGGCAGGCGCTGCTCGACTATCTCCATGCCGACATGGCGCATCACGGGGTCGAGCGGTTCCGAGTGCTGCACCTCAACACGCGCAACATGCTGATCCGCGACGAACTGATGGGACAGGGTTCGATCGACCAGGCGCCGGTCTATATCCGCGAGGTGATTCGCCGCGCGATCGACTTCGGATCGGCGGCGCTGATCCTGGTGCACAACCATCCCAGCGGCGACCCCTCGCCCAGCCGCGCCGATATCGACGTGACCCGCGCCATCGCGGAGGCGGGCAAGCGGCTGGGGATCACGGTGCACGACCATCTGATCATCGGCACCTCGGGGCATGTGAGTCTGCGGGCGCAGGGGTTGATCTGA
- a CDS encoding multidrug efflux SMR transporter: MAWVILGIAVITEICWALSLKWAATVATWQASSVPILLSFVNMGLLALAMRGLAAGTAYAVWTGLGAVGVVIGGAIVFGDRIAPVQAGFMVLTVIGVMGTKLFAQG; encoded by the coding sequence ATGGCATGGGTCATTCTGGGCATTGCCGTGATTACCGAGATTTGCTGGGCGCTCAGCCTGAAATGGGCGGCGACCGTTGCCACCTGGCAGGCGTCGAGCGTGCCGATCCTGCTCAGCTTCGTGAATATGGGCCTGCTGGCGCTGGCCATGCGCGGGCTTGCGGCCGGGACCGCCTATGCGGTGTGGACCGGGCTGGGCGCGGTGGGCGTCGTGATCGGTGGCGCGATCGTCTTCGGCGACAGGATCGCGCCGGTCCAGGCGGGCTTCATGGTGCTGACCGTGATCGGCGTGATGGGCACCAAGCTGTTCGCGCAGGGCTGA
- a CDS encoding F0F1 ATP synthase subunit C — protein sequence MDAEAAKLIGAGLAAIGMGIASLGVGNVFAKFLEGALRNPGAADSQQGRLFIGFAGAELLGLLAFVTMIILVFVA from the coding sequence ATGGACGCAGAAGCCGCGAAGCTGATCGGTGCCGGTCTGGCCGCTATCGGCATGGGCATCGCCTCGCTCGGCGTGGGCAACGTGTTCGCCAAGTTCCTCGAAGGCGCGCTGCGCAATCCGGGTGCGGCGGACAGCCAGCAGGGCCGCCTCTTCATCGGTTTCGCCGGTGCCGAGCTTCTGGGCCTGCTCGCCTTCGTGACGATGATCATCCTGGTGTTCGTCGCCTAA
- a CDS encoding AtpZ/AtpI family protein: MAEKEPGQDFGDADDPRLAALDKRLAQARAEGASRQGVKVDADRGYSQGSRVISALIGSLVGSALIGWLFDRWFGTAPWALIVMLFLGIGVAFRQIIRISGERPE; this comes from the coding sequence GTGGCGGAGAAAGAGCCCGGACAGGACTTTGGCGATGCGGACGATCCGCGTCTGGCCGCGCTGGACAAGCGACTGGCTCAGGCACGCGCGGAGGGCGCATCGCGGCAGGGGGTGAAGGTGGATGCCGACAGGGGATATTCCCAGGGCAGCCGCGTCATCTCCGCGCTGATCGGAAGTCTTGTCGGCAGTGCGTTGATCGGCTGGCTCTTCGACCGCTGGTTCGGCACCGCACCCTGGGCCCTGATCGTGATGCTGTTCCTGGGGATCGGCGTGGCGTTCAGGCAGATCATTCGGATTTCTGGTGAGCGCCCGGAGTAA
- a CDS encoding ATPase produces MPQIAQISATYASQIFWLLITFGLLYFVVGRGMVPKIQATVDAREARIAGDLAAAEAARAEADRVEAAWRAEMDAARTAAMAETNAAKARATHAFEAQVKAADADLAERLGHHDLAIANAKAEAMANLQSVAAEAARDLVAKLSGVHVGEDAAADAVRKVSAHG; encoded by the coding sequence ATGCCCCAGATAGCACAGATCAGTGCGACCTATGCGTCGCAGATCTTCTGGCTCCTGATCACCTTCGGCCTGCTCTATTTCGTGGTCGGTCGTGGGATGGTGCCCAAGATTCAGGCGACCGTCGACGCTCGCGAAGCCCGTATCGCCGGCGATCTGGCGGCGGCGGAGGCCGCGCGTGCCGAGGCCGACCGGGTCGAGGCGGCATGGCGGGCCGAGATGGACGCCGCGCGCACCGCCGCGATGGCGGAAACCAACGCCGCCAAGGCGCGGGCCACCCATGCCTTCGAGGCGCAGGTCAAGGCGGCCGATGCCGACCTGGCCGAGCGGCTGGGTCATCACGATCTGGCGATCGCCAATGCCAAGGCCGAGGCGATGGCCAATCTTCAGTCCGTGGCGGCCGAGGCCGCGCGCGATCTCGTCGCCAAGCTGTCCGGCGTCCATGTGGGCGAGGACGCGGCGGCCGACGCGGTGCGAAAGGTGAGCGCGCATGGCTAA
- the pth gene encoding aminoacyl-tRNA hydrolase — MQVWAGLGNPGPQYAMHRHNVGFMAMDAIAEVHDFGPVKKQFQGWTQEGRIGGQKILLLKPATFMNESGRSVGDALRFYKLGVEALTVFHDELDLAPFRVKVKTGGGTAGHNGLRSIDQHLGPDFRRVRLGIGHPGHKDRVTGHVLGNYAKAEIEPLSDLLGALAAEARWLAEGDDVRFVNDIALRLGDPA, encoded by the coding sequence ATGCAGGTCTGGGCCGGGTTGGGCAATCCGGGGCCGCAATATGCGATGCACCGCCACAATGTCGGCTTCATGGCGATGGACGCCATCGCCGAGGTGCATGATTTCGGCCCCGTGAAGAAGCAGTTCCAGGGCTGGACCCAGGAAGGCCGCATCGGCGGGCAGAAGATCCTGCTGCTCAAGCCCGCGACCTTCATGAACGAGAGCGGGCGCAGCGTCGGCGACGCGCTGCGCTTCTACAAGCTGGGGGTGGAGGCGCTGACCGTCTTCCACGACGAACTCGACCTCGCCCCCTTCCGGGTAAAGGTGAAGACCGGCGGCGGCACGGCGGGGCATAACGGACTGCGCTCGATCGATCAGCATCTGGGGCCCGACTTCCGCCGCGTCCGGCTCGGCATCGGCCATCCGGGGCACAAGGACCGCGTGACCGGCCATGTGCTGGGCAACTACGCCAAGGCGGAGATCGAGCCGCTGTCCGACCTGCTCGGCGCGCTGGCGGCGGAGGCGCGGTGGCTGGCCGAGGGGGACGATGTCCGCTTCGTCAACGACATCGCGCTGCGCCTGGGAGACCCGGCATGA
- a CDS encoding YnbE family lipoprotein, with protein MPILGMTRWMPVALVLASGGCVNISAPDKPIEINLNINVTQEVVYRLDGEAKSLIQQNPGIF; from the coding sequence ATGCCGATCTTGGGGATGACGCGATGGATGCCGGTCGCGCTGGTCCTGGCGAGCGGGGGATGTGTGAACATTTCCGCGCCGGACAAGCCGATCGAGATCAATCTCAACATCAATGTGACGCAGGAAGTGGTATATCGCCTGGACGGCGAGGCCAAATCGCTGATCCAGCAGAATCCGGGGATATTCTGA
- the ychF gene encoding redox-regulated ATPase YchF — MGFRCGIVGLPNVGKSTLFNALTETAAAQAANYPFCTIEPNVGNVAVPDPRLYQLAEVAGSAKIIETQLAFVDIAGLVRGASKGEGLGNQFLGNIREVDAIVHVLRCFEDGDVTHVEGKVDPIADAETVETELMLSDLESLEKRVPAFIKKGQQGDKEAKIAASVLGQTLELLRDGKPARLTVPKDEEEARVFSQAQLLTAKPVLYVCNVEESNAANGNAHSARVFEKAAAEGAQAVVVSAAIEADIATMPAEDRGEFLSELGLSETGLARVIRAGYALLDLLTFFTVGPKEARAWTVHRGAKAPNAAGEIHSDFERGFIRAETIAFADYIAFKGEAGARDAGKLRAEGKEYVVQDGDVMLFRFNV, encoded by the coding sequence ATGGGTTTCCGCTGCGGCATCGTCGGCCTGCCGAATGTCGGCAAGTCCACCCTCTTCAACGCGCTGACCGAAACGGCGGCGGCGCAGGCCGCCAATTATCCGTTCTGCACGATCGAGCCGAATGTCGGCAACGTCGCGGTCCCCGATCCGCGCCTGTACCAGCTGGCCGAGGTCGCCGGGTCCGCCAAGATCATCGAGACGCAGCTCGCCTTTGTCGACATTGCCGGGCTGGTGCGCGGCGCGTCCAAGGGCGAGGGCCTGGGCAACCAGTTCCTCGGCAATATCCGCGAGGTGGACGCGATCGTCCATGTCCTGCGCTGCTTCGAGGACGGTGACGTGACCCATGTCGAGGGCAAGGTCGACCCCATCGCCGATGCCGAGACGGTCGAGACCGAGCTGATGCTCTCCGACCTCGAAAGCCTGGAAAAGCGCGTGCCCGCCTTCATCAAGAAGGGGCAGCAGGGCGACAAGGAGGCCAAGATCGCCGCCTCGGTCCTGGGCCAGACGCTGGAGCTGCTGCGCGACGGCAAGCCCGCGCGGCTGACCGTGCCCAAGGATGAGGAAGAGGCGCGCGTGTTCTCGCAGGCACAGCTGCTGACCGCCAAGCCCGTCCTCTATGTCTGCAATGTCGAGGAATCGAACGCCGCCAACGGCAATGCCCATTCGGCGCGCGTGTTCGAAAAGGCCGCCGCCGAGGGCGCGCAGGCGGTCGTCGTGTCGGCCGCGATCGAGGCCGACATCGCGACCATGCCCGCGGAGGATCGCGGCGAGTTCCTGTCCGAGCTGGGCCTGTCCGAAACCGGCCTCGCCCGCGTGATCCGCGCCGGTTACGCGCTGCTCGACCTGCTGACCTTCTTCACGGTCGGCCCCAAGGAGGCGCGCGCCTGGACCGTCCATCGCGGCGCCAAGGCACCCAATGCGGCGGGCGAGATCCACAGCGATTTCGAACGCGGCTTCATCCGCGCCGAAACCATCGCCTTTGCCGACTATATCGCCTTCAAGGGCGAGGCGGGCGCCCGCGATGCGGGCAAGCTGCGCGCCGAGGGCAAGGAATATGTCGTGCAGGACGGCGACGTGATGCTGTTCCGCTTCAACGTCTGA
- a CDS encoding F0F1 ATP synthase subunit A has translation MAAESGGKIDPMHQFLIEPVLGRHWVVGGYDLSFTNSALWMVATLVALWIFMIGGMKRDLVPGRWQAAVEGFTGFVNSMLTSNIGPEGKRFLPYVFSLFMFILFANVLGLLPFGVVPGVHPFTVTSHVTVTGVLALISFAIVLIVGFGRHGFHFFALFVPHGTPTLMIPLIFVVELMSFLVRPFSLGLRLFVAMTAGHILLKVLAAFVINGINMGPGYAALITLPSFLLMIGITLLELLVAAIQAYVFALLTSVYLNDAVNLH, from the coding sequence GTGGCGGCAGAATCGGGCGGCAAGATTGATCCGATGCACCAGTTCCTGATCGAGCCGGTGCTCGGTCGGCATTGGGTGGTCGGCGGCTACGACCTTTCCTTCACCAATTCCGCTCTGTGGATGGTGGCGACGCTGGTCGCGCTGTGGATCTTCATGATCGGCGGGATGAAGCGCGATCTGGTTCCCGGTCGCTGGCAGGCGGCGGTCGAGGGCTTCACCGGCTTCGTCAATTCGATGCTGACGTCGAATATCGGGCCGGAGGGCAAGCGCTTCCTGCCTTATGTCTTCTCGCTCTTCATGTTCATCCTGTTCGCCAACGTGCTGGGCCTGCTGCCCTTCGGCGTGGTGCCGGGTGTCCATCCCTTCACCGTGACCAGCCATGTGACCGTGACCGGCGTGCTCGCGCTGATCTCGTTCGCGATCGTGCTGATCGTCGGCTTCGGTCGCCACGGTTTCCACTTCTTCGCGCTGTTCGTGCCGCACGGCACGCCGACGCTCATGATCCCGCTGATCTTTGTGGTCGAGCTGATGAGCTTCCTGGTGCGTCCCTTCTCGCTGGGTCTGCGACTGTTCGTCGCGATGACCGCGGGGCACATCCTGCTGAAGGTTCTCGCCGCCTTCGTCATCAACGGCATCAACATGGGCCCCGGCTATGCCGCGCTCATCACGCTGCCGAGCTTCCTGCTGATGATCGGCATCACGCTTCTCGAACTGCTGGTCGCCGCGATCCAGGCCTATGTCTTCGCGCTGCTGACCTCGGTCTATCTGAACGACGCGGTCAACCTGCACTGA
- a CDS encoding YdbH domain-containing protein: MEGANEEVGTPESPIRRFRRLQRILIAIALLILVALIALWLERKPLAGGFIDRELARRGVPARYKISDLGTGRQRLTDVVIGDPRDPDLVADWLETRTRLTLSGAEVTGVRAGRVRLHGRLVGGRITLGALDKLMGPSSGKPFALPALDVVVDDGGIRLDTPHGPVGISLSGRGVLNDGFTGHLAAVAPRLVMGDCVATGLAAPMRVRVVREQPTLTGPLRLGNLRCGEVAVADLAARVDVTFGAALDRWQGRATVGSGAIRHPVMAAAAIEGQLDFTGTPKGTHGRMQLAARNVTARPGRAGRATIAGQYLVGPATRFDGRMTLGDAQLSPAMLARVGQWGAAAAGTPVGPVVSAMAEAVRRGGRRFAADVALAIDSDKGPRGPGFAVRVPRLSLASASGGRLAFADGAGLTYDARGLRLDTRLAMRGGGLPGLRAILRQDAPGAPMRGTAELARYDAGGASLALDRLVFQAAMNGETQITTRAMLSGPISGGRIDGLILPITANWDGGRRLRVNPTCQPLAIDRLALSGLRLERVATTLCPLDGALVRLDGGRIGGGAQLGPTRLAGRIGSSPLALSAATTRFALADRSFTLTGVESRIGRPESPTRIDAASLSGRITPEGIAGQFTGGSGQVGQVPLLLGQADGTWRLAKGVLTLNGGLQVSDARADSPRFLPMAARDVTLTLAGSRIDAKGVLFEPTKNVKVADVAITHALDRGAGSAELAVPGLTFTKDFQPELLTPVTKGVIEDVRGEMSGQGRIAWDADGVRSTGDFGTEGIDLAAALGPVTGIAGKIHFTDLLALESAPGQVVTIRTINPGIQVTNGTVRYQTLSGTRIRVESGNWPFAGGTLTLDPTLLDFSQPVERRMTFHVKGAAADQFLLQFDFQNLNATGIFDGELPMVFDERGGRIEGGRLVVRPGGGSIAYLGAVSQKNLGLWGNLAFGALRSLNYRSLRIDMNGPLAGEMVTDVRFAGISQGKGAKSNFLIRRLQKLPFVFNVRIKAPFRGLLDSAQSFYDPRRLIQRNLPALLEEQNKRAAPPAVPAAGTPIQRSASETVP, translated from the coding sequence GTGGAGGGCGCGAACGAGGAAGTCGGCACCCCCGAAAGCCCGATCCGGCGTTTCCGTCGCCTCCAGCGTATCCTGATCGCCATCGCGTTGCTGATCCTGGTCGCGCTGATCGCTCTGTGGCTGGAGCGCAAGCCGCTCGCCGGGGGTTTCATCGATCGCGAACTGGCGCGGCGCGGCGTCCCTGCGCGTTACAAAATTTCCGACTTGGGGACGGGACGGCAAAGGCTGACCGATGTGGTGATCGGCGATCCGCGCGATCCCGACCTGGTCGCCGACTGGCTGGAGACGCGAACCCGGCTGACCCTGTCCGGCGCCGAGGTGACGGGCGTGCGCGCTGGCCGGGTGCGGTTGCACGGGCGACTGGTCGGCGGACGGATCACGCTGGGCGCGCTCGACAAGCTGATGGGGCCGTCCTCGGGCAAGCCCTTCGCGCTGCCCGCGCTGGATGTCGTGGTCGATGATGGCGGCATCCGGCTCGACACGCCGCATGGGCCGGTGGGGATCAGCCTGTCGGGGCGCGGAGTGCTGAACGACGGTTTCACCGGGCATCTGGCGGCGGTGGCGCCCCGGCTGGTGATGGGCGATTGCGTTGCCACGGGGCTTGCCGCGCCGATGCGCGTGCGGGTGGTGCGCGAGCAGCCGACGCTGACGGGGCCGCTGCGGCTCGGCAATCTGCGCTGCGGCGAGGTGGCGGTGGCCGATCTGGCGGCGCGGGTCGATGTGACCTTCGGCGCGGCGCTCGATCGGTGGCAGGGGCGTGCCACGGTGGGCAGCGGCGCGATCCGCCATCCCGTCATGGCCGCCGCCGCGATCGAAGGACAGCTCGATTTCACCGGCACCCCCAAGGGCACGCATGGCCGGATGCAGCTGGCCGCGCGCAACGTCACCGCGCGACCGGGCCGCGCCGGGCGGGCAACGATCGCTGGACAATATCTGGTCGGCCCCGCCACCCGCTTCGACGGCCGGATGACGCTGGGCGACGCACAGCTGTCGCCCGCCATGTTGGCGCGGGTCGGGCAATGGGGCGCGGCCGCCGCCGGAACCCCGGTGGGCCCGGTGGTGAGTGCCATGGCCGAGGCCGTGCGGCGCGGCGGGCGGCGCTTCGCCGCCGACGTCGCGCTGGCGATCGACAGCGACAAGGGGCCGCGCGGCCCCGGCTTTGCGGTGCGGGTGCCGCGCCTGTCGCTCGCCTCGGCCAGTGGCGGACGGCTGGCCTTCGCCGATGGCGCGGGGCTGACCTATGACGCGCGGGGGCTGCGGCTCGACACCCGGCTGGCGATGCGCGGGGGCGGCCTGCCCGGTCTGCGCGCCATCTTACGACAGGATGCGCCGGGCGCGCCGATGCGCGGCACCGCCGAGCTGGCGCGTTACGACGCGGGCGGTGCCAGCCTGGCGCTCGACCGGCTGGTGTTCCAGGCGGCGATGAATGGCGAGACGCAGATCACGACACGCGCCATGCTGTCCGGGCCGATCAGCGGCGGCCGGATCGATGGGCTGATCCTGCCCATCACCGCCAACTGGGATGGCGGACGGCGCTTGCGGGTCAATCCGACCTGCCAGCCGCTGGCGATCGACCGGCTGGCGCTGTCGGGGCTCCGGCTGGAGCGGGTCGCGACGACGCTTTGCCCGCTCGACGGCGCGCTGGTCCGTCTCGACGGTGGGCGGATCGGCGGCGGGGCGCAACTGGGGCCGACACGGCTCGCCGGGCGGATCGGGAGCAGTCCGCTGGCGCTGTCGGCGGCGACGACCCGGTTCGCGCTGGCGGATCGCAGCTTCACGCTGACCGGCGTCGAGAGCCGCATCGGCCGCCCCGAATCGCCGACCCGGATCGACGCGGCGAGCCTGTCGGGCCGGATCACGCCAGAGGGGATTGCGGGCCAGTTCACCGGCGGCAGCGGACAGGTCGGGCAGGTGCCGCTGCTGCTGGGGCAGGCCGATGGCACATGGCGGCTGGCCAAGGGCGTGCTGACCCTGAACGGCGGGTTGCAGGTGAGCGATGCCCGTGCCGATTCGCCGCGCTTCCTGCCGATGGCGGCGCGGGACGTGACGCTGACGCTGGCGGGCAGCCGAATCGACGCGAAGGGCGTGTTGTTCGAGCCCACCAAGAATGTGAAGGTTGCCGATGTCGCCATCACCCATGCGCTCGATCGGGGCGCGGGCTCGGCCGAGCTGGCGGTGCCGGGGCTGACCTTCACCAAGGACTTCCAGCCCGAATTGCTGACCCCCGTCACCAAGGGCGTGATCGAGGATGTGCGGGGCGAGATGTCCGGCCAGGGGCGGATCGCCTGGGATGCCGATGGCGTCCGCTCGACCGGCGATTTCGGCACCGAGGGCATCGACCTCGCCGCCGCGCTCGGCCCCGTCACCGGGATTGCGGGCAAGATCCACTTCACCGACCTGCTGGCGCTGGAAAGCGCGCCGGGCCAGGTGGTGACGATCCGCACGATCAATCCCGGCATCCAGGTGACGAACGGCACCGTCCGCTACCAGACGCTGTCGGGCACGCGTATCCGGGTGGAGAGTGGCAACTGGCCCTTTGCGGGCGGCACGCTGACGCTCGACCCGACGCTGCTCGATTTCTCGCAGCCGGTGGAGCGGCGGATGACCTTCCACGTCAAGGGCGCGGCGGCCGACCAGTTCCTGCTCCAGTTCGATTTCCAGAATCTCAACGCCACCGGCATCTTCGACGGCGAATTGCCGATGGTCTTCGACGAGCGCGGCGGGCGGATCGAGGGCGGGCGGCTGGTTGTGCGGCCGGGCGGGGGCAGCATCGCCTATCTGGGGGCGGTCAGTCAGAAGAACCTGGGGCTTTGGGGCAATCTGGCCTTCGGTGCGCTCCGCTCGCTCAACTATCGTTCGCTTCGGATCGACATGAACGGGCCGCTGGCGGGCGAGATGGTCACCGATGTCCGCTTCGCCGGGATCAGCCAGGGCAAGGGCGCCAAGTCGAACTTCCTGATCCGGCGGCTGCAGAAGCTGCCTTTCGTGTTCAACGTGCGGATCAAGGCGCCCTTCCGCGGGCTGCTCGATTCGGCGCAGTCCTTCTACGACCCGCGCCGCCTGATCCAGCGGAACCTGCCCGCGCTGCTGGAGGAACAGAATAAGCGCGCCGCGCCACCCGCCGTCCCGGCCGCCGGAACCCCCATTCAGCGCAGCGCAAGCGAGACCGTGCCATGA
- a CDS encoding TIGR02466 family protein, protein MSVRRLFASLLYEGQLDDADLLEEIEQSCWALAEDDRAGRRWSKEHGYRGYTSYASLNDLPIRDPVFADLRKKLDRHVARFAEECAFDLGGRKLKLDSLWVNVLKPGGHHSAHIHPHSVVSGTLYVAMPQGSGALKLEDPRLPMLMAAPPRRADAPDDLATFATATPQPGTVLLWESWLRHEVVPNGAKGERISVSFNYR, encoded by the coding sequence ATGAGCGTGCGCCGCCTCTTCGCCTCGCTTCTCTATGAGGGCCAGCTGGACGATGCCGATCTGCTGGAGGAGATCGAGCAGAGCTGCTGGGCGCTGGCCGAGGATGACCGCGCCGGGCGGCGCTGGTCGAAGGAGCATGGCTATCGCGGCTATACCAGCTATGCCTCGCTCAACGACCTGCCGATCCGCGATCCGGTCTTCGCGGACCTGCGCAAGAAGCTGGACCGCCATGTCGCGCGCTTCGCCGAGGAATGCGCCTTCGACCTGGGCGGGCGCAAACTGAAGCTGGACAGCCTGTGGGTCAATGTCCTGAAACCCGGCGGGCATCATTCGGCGCATATCCATCCGCACTCGGTCGTCTCGGGCACGCTCTATGTCGCCATGCCCCAGGGATCGGGCGCGCTGAAGCTGGAGGATCCGCGCCTGCCGATGCTGATGGCGGCCCCGCCGCGCCGTGCCGATGCGCCCGACGACCTGGCCACCTTCGCCACCGCCACGCCCCAGCCGGGAACGGTGCTGCTGTGGGAAAGCTGGCTGCGGCACGAGGTCGTGCCCAACGGTGCCAAGGGCGAGCGGATCAGCGTCAGCTTCAACTATCGCTGA
- a CDS encoding YdbL family protein has product MKTKAVVMVAAAVALIGISGVAIAQRDPAYAAARAEGLVGEQPDGYLGIVGAATPALRTLVNSINIQRKAAYTQKAQASGATVEQMAFTSGCNLIAQTASGEKYKTPEGVWKTRTAAAPERAPACV; this is encoded by the coding sequence ATGAAGACCAAGGCGGTGGTGATGGTGGCGGCAGCGGTCGCGCTGATCGGCATTTCGGGCGTGGCGATCGCACAACGCGATCCCGCCTATGCCGCCGCGCGCGCCGAGGGATTGGTCGGCGAGCAGCCCGACGGCTATCTGGGCATCGTCGGCGCCGCGACCCCGGCGCTGCGCACGCTGGTCAACAGCATCAACATCCAGCGCAAGGCGGCCTATACCCAAAAGGCGCAGGCCAGCGGCGCGACCGTCGAGCAGATGGCCTTTACCAGCGGCTGCAACCTGATCGCGCAGACCGCGAGCGGCGAGAAGTACAAGACGCCCGAAGGCGTGTGGAAGACGCGCACCGCGGCGGCGCCCGAGCGGGCGCCGGCCTGCGTGTAA
- a CDS encoding BLUF domain-containing protein, with protein sequence MIQVSSFRRIIYSSQAVGEDGRSDHLAILRVSRRNNGMDGISGILWIERGRYLQLIEGPVDSVGDAFERIRRDPRHTDIQVLDDRRTDTPTFGDWAMAGLPGDHPAEAAERLRVLLRHAGPEVRHFFPLD encoded by the coding sequence ATGATCCAGGTTAGTTCGTTCCGGCGTATCATCTATAGCAGCCAGGCCGTGGGCGAGGATGGCCGGTCGGACCACCTGGCCATATTGCGCGTCTCGCGCCGCAACAACGGCATGGACGGCATTTCGGGCATCCTCTGGATCGAGCGGGGCCGCTATCTCCAGCTGATCGAGGGCCCCGTCGACAGCGTGGGCGACGCGTTCGAGCGGATCCGGCGCGATCCGCGCCACACCGACATCCAGGTCCTCGACGACCGCCGGACCGACACGCCGACCTTCGGCGACTGGGCGATGGCGGGGCTGCCCGGCGATCATCCCGCCGAAGCCGCCGAACGGCTGCGGGTCCTGCTTCGCCATGCCGGGCCGGAGGTGCGCCACTTCTTCCCGCTGGACTGA